In Streptomyces sannanensis, the DNA window AAGCGCGCGGGGGCCCGCTGTTGCCCTGCCGGGCTGGACGCCCACCTCCGAGTGAACCGGAGCATCCGTCCTCGAACGCCGGACGGGCCGGAGGGGGCCGCACACCGCCGGGTGAACCGGACTGGCGGTTGCCTCAACCGCCGGGCGAGACGTGGAACCCGCCGGCAGACGCGCGCCGGCTCGCGGTCCTCATCGGCGGCGGCACCGTTCACAGGATGTTCACGCAGGCCCTCGCCCTCGACGTCGACATTCGGCAGCAGCCGGTCCGCCCGGCGCGGCAGCCACCACGCGGACCTGCCGAGCAGCCCGAAAGACGAATGCCGGGCGGAACACGGCCACAGGAGTTGCCGCACCCCCGGGACACGGAAAGCATTGGAAGGTGAGCGACCACGCGTATCTCCGCTATCCGCATCTGCACAAGGACCTGCTGTGCTTCGCGGCCGAGGACGACCTGTGGGTCGCACCCCTCGTGCTCGCGGGCAGCCGCCCCGACCGGGCCTGGCGGGTCACCGTCGACCGGACCAGGGTCAGTCACCCCCGCTTCTCCCCCGACGGCAGCCGGATCGCCTTCACCACCTGGCGCAGCCTCGACCCGGAGATCCATCTGACACCCGTCGAGGGCGGCGGCCCGGCCCGGCGACTCAGCTACTGGGGCTCCACCGACACCCGGGTGTGCGGCTGGACACCCGACGGCCACATCCTGGCCGTGTCCTCGCACGGCCAGCCCTTCTCGCACTTCTCCTGGGCCTACAAGGTCCCCACCGACGGCAGCCCCGGCGGACGGCTTCCCTGGGGCCCGGTCGCCGACATCCAGGTCGCCGACATCGAGGGCGAGCACCGTACGCTCCTGCTCACCGGCAAACCGCCGCACGAGCCCGCCTCCTGGAAGCGCTACCGGGGCGGCGCCACGGGACGGATGTACCTGCACGGCCGGCGGCTGCTCCCCGACATCGGCGGCCATCTGGACTGCCCGATGTTCGTGGACGGCCGGATCGCCTTCCTCTCCGACCACGAGGGCATCGGCAATCTGTACTCCTGCCTGCCCGACGGCAGCGATCTCGTCCGTCACACCGACCACGACGAGTTCTACGCCCGGCACGCCTCCAGCGACGGCCACCGCGTGGTCTACCAGTGCGCCGGCGACCTGTGGGTCGTGGACGCCCTCACCCCCGACTCCGAGCCGCGCAAACTGGAAGTGCGCCTCGGCGGGCCGCGCGTCGGGCTACGGCACTACCAGGTCCCGGCCGCGACCAACCTCGAGGCCCTCTCCGTCGACACCACGGGCCGGGCCAGCGCGATCACCGTGCGCGGCAGCCTGTACTGGCTCACCCACCGCGACGGCCCGGCCCGTACGATCGCGGATGCCCCGGGCGTACGGGTACGGCTGCCCGAGATGCTCGGCACCGGCACTCAGGTCGCGTATGTCACGGACGCCGAGGGCGAGGAAGCGATCGAGATCGCGTACCTGCCGCGGGCCAGCGGCGGCCGCGCCCCGCGGCGGCTGGCCGCGGGCCGGCTGGGGCGGGTGCACGAGATGGTGTCCGACCCGGACGGGGAACGCCTGGCGATCGCCTCGCACGACGGACGGCTGCTGCTGCTCGATGTGTCCGAGGAGTCCGACGGCGAGGTCACCGAGCTGGTCCGGTCCGGCAACGGCCCGGTGAAGCACCTCGCCTTCTCCCCCGACGGGCACTGGCTGACCTGGTCGCATCCGTTCATCGGCCGCTCGCTGCGGAAGATCCGGATGGCCAGGATCTCCGACCGTACGATCGTCGACGTCACCAACGGCCGCTTCGAGGACGAGAATCCGGTCTTCACCCGGGACGGCCGCTATCTGGCGTTCCTGTCCTGGCGCGGCTTCGACCCGGTGTACGACGTGCATACCGGCGACCTGTCCTTCCCGCTGGGCTGTCGGCCCTACCTCGTACCGCTGTCCTCCGCCACTCCGTCACCGTTCGCACTGCTGCCGAACGGGCGGCCGGCCGCCGGCGGACTCGACCCGTACGAGGAGGAGGCGGCCGTGGAGGGCGACGGGACGGTGACCGTCGAGATCGAGGGCCTGGAGAACCGGGTCACCCCCATCCCCGTCGCCGCCTCCAAGTACTCCGCGCTGCACCCGGTCAGCGGCGGCGGCCTGGTCTGGCTGCGCTGGCCCATCTCGGGCGCGCTCGGCGAGACCTTCGTCAACCCCGCCGACACCTCGGGCCGGCCGACGCTGGAGCACTTCGACATCACCAAGGCCCGCCGCATCGAACTCGTCCAGCATCTCGACCACTTCGCGGTCAGCGGTGACGGCAGCCGGCTGGTCGTGGTCGACGACGGCGACCTGCGGGCAGTCCCGGCCACGGATGTGGGCGACAGCGACTCGACCGTCTATCTGGACCTGCGCCGCATCAAGCACGAGGTCGACCCGCAGGCCGAATGGCGGCAGGCGTACGACGAGGCGGGCCGCATCATCCGGCACTACTTCTGGGAGCCGGACATGTGCGGCCTCGACTGGAAGGCCGTACTCGACCAGTACCGGCCACTGGTCGAACGGGTCGCCACCCCCGACGAGTTCGCCGATCTGCTCCGCGAGGTTCTCGGCGAGCTGGGCACCTCCCACGCCTACGTCTCCCCCGCCCGCCGCAACGAGGGCCCGCCGCACTACCAGCGTGCGATGGGCCTGCTCGGCGCCAACCTGGTCTGCCGCGACGGCGCCTGGACGGTCCTGCGCGTCCTGCCCGGCGAGTCCTCCGACTCCAAGGCCCGTTCGCCGCTCGCCGGCATGGGCATCAGGGAGGGCGCGGTGCTCACCCATGTCGACGGACGCCCCGTCGACCCGGTGACCGGACCGTATCCGCTGCTGGCCGGCGCGGGCGGCACCACCGTGGAGCTGACCTTCCGGCCGCCCGGGGGCGAGGGACCCGCCCGCCGGGTCGCCGTCGTACCGCTGGTCGACGAGCGGCCGCTGCGCTACCAGGACTGGGTGGCCAAGCGCCGCAGGGTGGTCAGGGAGCTGAGCGGCGGGAAGTGCGGTTATCTGCACATCCCCGACATGGGCGGCTCCGGCTGGGCCCAGTTCAACCGGGACGTACGGCTCGAGGTCTCCCGGCCGGCACTGATCGTCGACGTACGCGGCAACGCGGGCGGCAACATCAGCGAGCTGGTGATCGAGAAGCTGACCCGTACGATCCTGGGCTGGGACCTCACCCGCGACGCCCAGCCCGTCTCGTACACCTCCAACGCACCCCGCGGACCCGTCGTGGCGCTCGCCGACGAGGCGACCTCGTCCGACGGCGACATGATCACCGCCGCCTTCCGGCTGCTCGGTCTCGGCCCGGTGGTCGGCCAGCGCACCTGGGGCGGAGTCGTCGGCATGACCGGCCGGCACCGGCTCGGCGACGGCACGGTCATCACCGTGCCCATGAACGCGGCCTGGTTCGACGCCTACGGCTGGGACATCGAGAACAAGGGCGTGTCCCCGGACATCGAGTCGGAACGGCCCCCGCTGGAATGGGCCGAGGGACGCCGCACCGACCTGGAGACCGCGGTACGGGTCGCCCTCGACCTGCTGGCACGCCATCCGGCGGCAACCCCGCCCGGCTACTCGGACGTTCCGGACCGGCGCCGCCCGAAGCTCCCGCCGCGCGGCCGGTCCGCCGACAACAGCTGAGGACACGAGCGTCGGGCGGCGGCCGTGGCGGGGGCGGCACCGGCTGCCCCGTCACGGTCCTCCCCTCCCGCACCCTGCTCGCGGCTCCGGCCGCGCGGCCGGTCCGCCGACAACAGCTGAGGACACGAGCGTCGGGCGGCGGCCGTGGCGGGAGCGGCACCGGCTGCCCCGTCACGGTCCTCCCCTCCCGCACCCCGCTCGCGGCTCCGGCCGCCCTGCTCGGCCTGCTGCTCGTGGGCTGTTCCGACACCACATCGGCGGAGCCCGCCGCGCGGTCCGTGGCGACCGACGCCGACGCCGTCGGCCGGGCGGGCCGTGGCGGCCGGCCAGGTGACCAACCCGCCGCCGCACAGGCAGGTCACGCCCAGCGCAAGGGGCGCATCCCTCACGGGATGCGCCCCTCGTTGCGTGCGGCTGCAGCACGTGATCCAGGATCAGATCTCGCGGTCCTGACGGAGCTTGCCCTCGGACTCCCGCTGGGCGCGCCGCATCTCGTCGTTCGTCTCCTGCGGGCGCCGGCCCTTGGTCGGCTGCGGCTTGCCGGCCGGCTGCTGCTGACGACCGGAGGACTGCGGCTTGCCGGCCGGCTGCTGCTGACGACCGGAGGACTGCGGCTTGCCGGCCGGCTGCTGCTGACGACCGGAGGGCTGCTGCCGGGACTGCTTGGTCTGACCGAGCTGCTCCGCCTTGTCCTGGAACTTGTCTGCGATGCCCATGCTTGTTCACTCCTAAGGGGTGATCGGGGATTGGGCCTCGACAAGACTTACATGCTCGGACATATCGCGCATTTCGATCATTGACGCCGCTGTTCGTCGGCCGCTCCGCCCGCCCCCACGAGCCCCTTGCGCACCCCGGCCAACCGCGGTTCGAAGCGCCGCATTTCGCGCTGCCCGA includes these proteins:
- a CDS encoding S41 family peptidase; the encoded protein is MSDHAYLRYPHLHKDLLCFAAEDDLWVAPLVLAGSRPDRAWRVTVDRTRVSHPRFSPDGSRIAFTTWRSLDPEIHLTPVEGGGPARRLSYWGSTDTRVCGWTPDGHILAVSSHGQPFSHFSWAYKVPTDGSPGGRLPWGPVADIQVADIEGEHRTLLLTGKPPHEPASWKRYRGGATGRMYLHGRRLLPDIGGHLDCPMFVDGRIAFLSDHEGIGNLYSCLPDGSDLVRHTDHDEFYARHASSDGHRVVYQCAGDLWVVDALTPDSEPRKLEVRLGGPRVGLRHYQVPAATNLEALSVDTTGRASAITVRGSLYWLTHRDGPARTIADAPGVRVRLPEMLGTGTQVAYVTDAEGEEAIEIAYLPRASGGRAPRRLAAGRLGRVHEMVSDPDGERLAIASHDGRLLLLDVSEESDGEVTELVRSGNGPVKHLAFSPDGHWLTWSHPFIGRSLRKIRMARISDRTIVDVTNGRFEDENPVFTRDGRYLAFLSWRGFDPVYDVHTGDLSFPLGCRPYLVPLSSATPSPFALLPNGRPAAGGLDPYEEEAAVEGDGTVTVEIEGLENRVTPIPVAASKYSALHPVSGGGLVWLRWPISGALGETFVNPADTSGRPTLEHFDITKARRIELVQHLDHFAVSGDGSRLVVVDDGDLRAVPATDVGDSDSTVYLDLRRIKHEVDPQAEWRQAYDEAGRIIRHYFWEPDMCGLDWKAVLDQYRPLVERVATPDEFADLLREVLGELGTSHAYVSPARRNEGPPHYQRAMGLLGANLVCRDGAWTVLRVLPGESSDSKARSPLAGMGIREGAVLTHVDGRPVDPVTGPYPLLAGAGGTTVELTFRPPGGEGPARRVAVVPLVDERPLRYQDWVAKRRRVVRELSGGKCGYLHIPDMGGSGWAQFNRDVRLEVSRPALIVDVRGNAGGNISELVIEKLTRTILGWDLTRDAQPVSYTSNAPRGPVVALADEATSSDGDMITAAFRLLGLGPVVGQRTWGGVVGMTGRHRLGDGTVITVPMNAAWFDAYGWDIENKGVSPDIESERPPLEWAEGRRTDLETAVRVALDLLARHPAATPPGYSDVPDRRRPKLPPRGRSADNS